The Oxyura jamaicensis isolate SHBP4307 breed ruddy duck chromosome 8, BPBGC_Ojam_1.0, whole genome shotgun sequence genome has a segment encoding these proteins:
- the WDR47 gene encoding WD repeat-containing protein 47 isoform X2, with protein MTAEETVNVKEAEIIKLILDFLNSRKLHISMLALEKESGVINGLFSDDMLFLRQLILDGQWDEVLQFIQPLECMEKFDKKRFRYIIMKQKFLEALCVNNAMSAEDEPQHLEFTMREAVQCLHALEEYCPSKEDYSKLCLLLTLPRLTNHAEFKDWNPSTARVHCFEEACVMVAEFIPADRKLSEAGFKASNNRLFQLVMKGLLYECCVEFCQSKATGEEITESEVLLGIDLLCGNGCDDLDLSLLSWLQNLPATVFSCAFEQKMLNIHVDKLLKPTKAAYADLLTPLISKLSPYPSSPMRRPQSADAYMTRSLNPALDGLSCGLTNHDKRVTDLGTKTSPMSHSFANFHYPGVQNLSRSLMLENTECHSIFEESPERDTPVEPQHPISSETLCQSSVPENEPVNGAQSQGSAKQEKNELRDSTEQFQEYYRQRLRYQQHLEQKEQQRQLYQQMLLEGGVNQEDGADQQQNLTEQFLNRSIQKLGELNIGMDNLGNDVQTLSQQCNGSKGNASINPASNFTSPPSDASQRLTADGQNVNTSTPRKRGSANQIPFPEESPVQGNQTASEHAVTQQQLDDSSGNLSRTRGDEDDKSKKQFICINTLEDTQAVRAVAFHPSGSLYAVGSNSKTLRVCAYPEVIDPSAYNTPKQPVVRFKRNKHHKGSIYCVAWSPCGQLLATGSNDKYVKVLPFNAETCNATGPDLEFSMHDGTIRDLAFMEGPESGGAILISAGAGDCNIYTTDCQRGQGLHALSGHTGHILALYTWSGWMIASGSQDKTVRFWDLRVPSCVRVVGTTFHGTGSAVASVAVDPSGRLLATGQEDSSCMLYDIRGGRMVQSYHPHASDVRSVRFSPGAHYLLTGSYDMKIKVTDLQGDLTKQLPLMVVGEHKDKVIQCRWHTQDLSFLSSSADRTVTLWTYNG; from the exons ATGACGGCTGAAGAAACGGTGAACGttaaagaagctgaaataatCAAACTAATTCTAGACTTTCTGAACTCCAGGAAACTTCATATCAGTATGCTGGCACTTGAGAAAGAAAGTGGGGTCATTAATGGCCTGTTTTCAGATGACATGCTTTTTTTAAG gCAGTTGATTCTTGATGgtcaatgggatgaggttctTCAATTTATTCAGCCTCTTGAATGTATGGAAAAATTCGacaagaaaag ATTTCGTTACATTATAATGAAGCAGAAGTTCTTGGAAGCCTTATGTGTAAACAATGCAATGTCAGCAGAAGATGAGCCTCAGCAT CTGGAATTCACAATGCGAGAGGCTGTGCAGTGCCTACATGCATTGGAAGAATACTGTCCCTCTAAGGAAGACTACAGTAAACTCTGCTTGCTGCTCACGTTGCCTCGCTTGACCAACCATGCAGAATTCAAAGACTGGAATCCCAGCACAGCCCGGGTGCACTGCTTTGAAGAAGCTTGTGTAATGGTGGCAGAGTTTATTCCTGCTGATAGGAAACTGAGTGAAGCTGGTTTCAAAGCAAGTAACAATCGTTTATTTCAGCTTGTAATGAAAGGACTGCTTTATGAATGTTGTGTGGAATTCTGTCAGAGTAAAGCAACGGgagaagaaattacagaaagtgAAGTATTGCTGGGCATTGATCTCTTATGCGGTAATGGGTGTGATGACTTGGACCTTAGCTTATTGTCATGGCTGCAGAATCTGCCAGctactgttttttcctgtgcttttgaACAAAAGATGCTAAATATTCACGTTGATAAACTCCTCAAGCCTACAAAAGCTGCATATGCTGATCTTTTGACACCTCTTATCAGCAAGCTTTCTCCATATCCATCATCCCCAATGAGACGGCCTCAGTCTGCTGATGCTTACATGACCCGTTCCTTAAACCCTGCCTTAGATGGGCTGTCATGTGGATTAACAAATCACGATAAGAGAGTCACAGACCTTGGGACCAAAACTTCTCCAATGTCGCACTCCTTTGCTAATTTCCATTACCCAGGAGTACAGAATCTCAGCCGAAGTCTCATGCTTGAGAATACTGAGTGTCACAGTATTTTTGAAGAGTCACCTGAACG TGATACTCCCGTGGAGCCACAGCATCCTATCAGCAGTGAGACTTTGTGCCAGAGTTCTGTTCCAGAAAATGAACCAGTTAATGGAGCACAGAGTCAGGGATCTGccaaacaagagaaaaatgag CTTCGTGATTCAACAGAGCAGTTTCAAGAATATTACAGACAAAGACTACGTTACCAGCAGCACTTAGAACAGAAGGAGCAACAACGACAGTTGTACCAGCAGATGTTGTTGGAAGGAGGTGTAAACCAAGAAGATGGAGCTGACCAGCAACAGAACCTTACCGAGCAGTTTCTTAACAG ATCTATCCAGAAGCTAGGAGAATTAAATATAGGTATGGACAATCTTGGAAATGATGTGCAGACACTTAGCCAGCAATGCAATGGGAGCAAGGGGAATGCATCTATTAACCCAGCAAGTAACTTTACATCACCACCTTCAGATGCTTCTCAGAGGCTAACAGCTGATGGCCAAAATGTTAACACAAGCACTCCTCGAAAACGTGGATCAGCTAATCAAATACCCTTTCCTGAAGAGTCGCCTGTGCAGGGGAATCAAAC TGCATCAGAACATGCTGTCACTCAGCAACAGTTGGACGACTCTTCAGGGAATCTAAGTAGGACAAGAGGTGATGAG GATGACAAATCAAAAAAGCAGTTCATTTGCATAAATACTCTAGAAGACACACAAGCTGTCAGAGCTGTAGCCTTTCATCCCAGTGGGAGTTTATATGCTGTTGGCTCCAACTCTAAAACTTTGAGAGTGTGTGCCTACCCAGAAGTAATTGACCCAAG tgctTACAATACTCCTAAACAACCTGTAGTTCGCTTCAAAAGGAACAAGCATCATAAAGGATCAATCTACTGTGTAGCATGGAGTCCCTGTGGACAGTTGCTGGCTACTGGTTCTAATGATAAATATGTGAAAGTACTACCTTTTAATGCTGAAACTTGTAATGCAACAG GACCAGATTTGGAATTCAGCATGCATGATGGGACAATCAGAGATCTTGCTTTTATGGAAGGCCCAGAAAGTGGTGGTGCTATTTTAATaagtgctggagcaggggactGTAATATTTACACTACAGATTGTCAGCGAGGACAAGGTCTGCATGCTCTAAGTGGTCACACTG GTCATATTTTAGCACTTTATACATGGAGTGGTTGGATGATTGCATCTGGATCTCAAGACAAGACTGTAAGATTCTGGGATCTGAGGGTGCCAAGTTGTGTTCGTGTTGTGGGAACAACGTTTCATGGAACAG GAAGTGCTGTAGCGTCAGTAGCTGTAGATCCTAGCGGTCGTCTCCTGGCCACGGGACAAGAGGACTCTAGCTGTATGTTGTATGATATTCGAGGAGGACGAATGGTTCAGAGCTATCACCCTCATGCCAGTGATGTTCGCTCTGTGCGCTTCTCTCCAGGGGCTCACTACTTGCTCACGGGATCGTATGATATGAAAATAAAGGTGACAGACTTGCAAG GGGACCTCACGAAGCAGCTTCCTCTTATGGTGGTAGGAGAGCACAAGGACAAAGTTATTCAATGCAGATGGCATACGCAAGATCTTTCCTTCTTGTCCTCGTCTGCAGACAGAACTGTAACCCTTTGGACCTACAATGGCTAG
- the WDR47 gene encoding WD repeat-containing protein 47 isoform X3 has translation MTAEETVNVKEAEIIKLILDFLNSRKLHISMLALEKESGVINGLFSDDMLFLRQLILDGQWDEVLQFIQPLECMEKFDKKRFRYIIMKQKFLEALCVNNAMSAEDEPQHLEFTMREAVQCLHALEEYCPSKEDYSKLCLLLTLPRLTNHAEFKDWNPSTARVHCFEEACVMVAEFIPADRKLSEAGFKASNNRLFQLVMKGLLYECCVEFCQSKATGEEITESEVLLGIDLLCGNGCDDLDLSLLSWLQNLPATVFSCAFEQKMLNIHVDKLLKPTKAAYADLLTPLISKLSPYPSSPMRRPQSADAYMTRSLNPALDGLSCGLTNHDKRVTDLGTKTSPMSHSFANFHYPGVQNLSRSLMLENTECHSIFEESPERSDTPVEPQHPISSETLCQSSVPENEPVNGAQSQGSAKQEKNELRDSTEQFQEYYRQRLRYQQHLEQKEQQRQLYQQMLLEGGVNQEDGADQQQNLTEQFLNRSIQKLGELNIDASQRLTADGQNVNTSTPRKRGSANQIPFPEESPVQGNQTASEHAVTQQQLDDSSGNLSRTRGDEDDKSKKQFICINTLEDTQAVRAVAFHPSGSLYAVGSNSKTLRVCAYPEVIDPSAYNTPKQPVVRFKRNKHHKGSIYCVAWSPCGQLLATGSNDKYVKVLPFNAETCNATGPDLEFSMHDGTIRDLAFMEGPESGGAILISAGAGDCNIYTTDCQRGQGLHALSGHTGHILALYTWSGWMIASGSQDKTVRFWDLRVPSCVRVVGTTFHGTGSAVASVAVDPSGRLLATGQEDSSCMLYDIRGGRMVQSYHPHASDVRSVRFSPGAHYLLTGSYDMKIKVTDLQGDLTKQLPLMVVGEHKDKVIQCRWHTQDLSFLSSSADRTVTLWTYNG, from the exons ATGACGGCTGAAGAAACGGTGAACGttaaagaagctgaaataatCAAACTAATTCTAGACTTTCTGAACTCCAGGAAACTTCATATCAGTATGCTGGCACTTGAGAAAGAAAGTGGGGTCATTAATGGCCTGTTTTCAGATGACATGCTTTTTTTAAG gCAGTTGATTCTTGATGgtcaatgggatgaggttctTCAATTTATTCAGCCTCTTGAATGTATGGAAAAATTCGacaagaaaag ATTTCGTTACATTATAATGAAGCAGAAGTTCTTGGAAGCCTTATGTGTAAACAATGCAATGTCAGCAGAAGATGAGCCTCAGCAT CTGGAATTCACAATGCGAGAGGCTGTGCAGTGCCTACATGCATTGGAAGAATACTGTCCCTCTAAGGAAGACTACAGTAAACTCTGCTTGCTGCTCACGTTGCCTCGCTTGACCAACCATGCAGAATTCAAAGACTGGAATCCCAGCACAGCCCGGGTGCACTGCTTTGAAGAAGCTTGTGTAATGGTGGCAGAGTTTATTCCTGCTGATAGGAAACTGAGTGAAGCTGGTTTCAAAGCAAGTAACAATCGTTTATTTCAGCTTGTAATGAAAGGACTGCTTTATGAATGTTGTGTGGAATTCTGTCAGAGTAAAGCAACGGgagaagaaattacagaaagtgAAGTATTGCTGGGCATTGATCTCTTATGCGGTAATGGGTGTGATGACTTGGACCTTAGCTTATTGTCATGGCTGCAGAATCTGCCAGctactgttttttcctgtgcttttgaACAAAAGATGCTAAATATTCACGTTGATAAACTCCTCAAGCCTACAAAAGCTGCATATGCTGATCTTTTGACACCTCTTATCAGCAAGCTTTCTCCATATCCATCATCCCCAATGAGACGGCCTCAGTCTGCTGATGCTTACATGACCCGTTCCTTAAACCCTGCCTTAGATGGGCTGTCATGTGGATTAACAAATCACGATAAGAGAGTCACAGACCTTGGGACCAAAACTTCTCCAATGTCGCACTCCTTTGCTAATTTCCATTACCCAGGAGTACAGAATCTCAGCCGAAGTCTCATGCTTGAGAATACTGAGTGTCACAGTATTTTTGAAGAGTCACCTGAACG AAGTGATACTCCCGTGGAGCCACAGCATCCTATCAGCAGTGAGACTTTGTGCCAGAGTTCTGTTCCAGAAAATGAACCAGTTAATGGAGCACAGAGTCAGGGATCTGccaaacaagagaaaaatgag CTTCGTGATTCAACAGAGCAGTTTCAAGAATATTACAGACAAAGACTACGTTACCAGCAGCACTTAGAACAGAAGGAGCAACAACGACAGTTGTACCAGCAGATGTTGTTGGAAGGAGGTGTAAACCAAGAAGATGGAGCTGACCAGCAACAGAACCTTACCGAGCAGTTTCTTAACAG ATCTATCCAGAAGCTAGGAGAATTAAATATAG ATGCTTCTCAGAGGCTAACAGCTGATGGCCAAAATGTTAACACAAGCACTCCTCGAAAACGTGGATCAGCTAATCAAATACCCTTTCCTGAAGAGTCGCCTGTGCAGGGGAATCAAAC TGCATCAGAACATGCTGTCACTCAGCAACAGTTGGACGACTCTTCAGGGAATCTAAGTAGGACAAGAGGTGATGAG GATGACAAATCAAAAAAGCAGTTCATTTGCATAAATACTCTAGAAGACACACAAGCTGTCAGAGCTGTAGCCTTTCATCCCAGTGGGAGTTTATATGCTGTTGGCTCCAACTCTAAAACTTTGAGAGTGTGTGCCTACCCAGAAGTAATTGACCCAAG tgctTACAATACTCCTAAACAACCTGTAGTTCGCTTCAAAAGGAACAAGCATCATAAAGGATCAATCTACTGTGTAGCATGGAGTCCCTGTGGACAGTTGCTGGCTACTGGTTCTAATGATAAATATGTGAAAGTACTACCTTTTAATGCTGAAACTTGTAATGCAACAG GACCAGATTTGGAATTCAGCATGCATGATGGGACAATCAGAGATCTTGCTTTTATGGAAGGCCCAGAAAGTGGTGGTGCTATTTTAATaagtgctggagcaggggactGTAATATTTACACTACAGATTGTCAGCGAGGACAAGGTCTGCATGCTCTAAGTGGTCACACTG GTCATATTTTAGCACTTTATACATGGAGTGGTTGGATGATTGCATCTGGATCTCAAGACAAGACTGTAAGATTCTGGGATCTGAGGGTGCCAAGTTGTGTTCGTGTTGTGGGAACAACGTTTCATGGAACAG GAAGTGCTGTAGCGTCAGTAGCTGTAGATCCTAGCGGTCGTCTCCTGGCCACGGGACAAGAGGACTCTAGCTGTATGTTGTATGATATTCGAGGAGGACGAATGGTTCAGAGCTATCACCCTCATGCCAGTGATGTTCGCTCTGTGCGCTTCTCTCCAGGGGCTCACTACTTGCTCACGGGATCGTATGATATGAAAATAAAGGTGACAGACTTGCAAG GGGACCTCACGAAGCAGCTTCCTCTTATGGTGGTAGGAGAGCACAAGGACAAAGTTATTCAATGCAGATGGCATACGCAAGATCTTTCCTTCTTGTCCTCGTCTGCAGACAGAACTGTAACCCTTTGGACCTACAATGGCTAG
- the WDR47 gene encoding WD repeat-containing protein 47 isoform X1, protein MTAEETVNVKEAEIIKLILDFLNSRKLHISMLALEKESGVINGLFSDDMLFLRQLILDGQWDEVLQFIQPLECMEKFDKKRFRYIIMKQKFLEALCVNNAMSAEDEPQHLEFTMREAVQCLHALEEYCPSKEDYSKLCLLLTLPRLTNHAEFKDWNPSTARVHCFEEACVMVAEFIPADRKLSEAGFKASNNRLFQLVMKGLLYECCVEFCQSKATGEEITESEVLLGIDLLCGNGCDDLDLSLLSWLQNLPATVFSCAFEQKMLNIHVDKLLKPTKAAYADLLTPLISKLSPYPSSPMRRPQSADAYMTRSLNPALDGLSCGLTNHDKRVTDLGTKTSPMSHSFANFHYPGVQNLSRSLMLENTECHSIFEESPERSDTPVEPQHPISSETLCQSSVPENEPVNGAQSQGSAKQEKNELRDSTEQFQEYYRQRLRYQQHLEQKEQQRQLYQQMLLEGGVNQEDGADQQQNLTEQFLNRSIQKLGELNIGMDNLGNDVQTLSQQCNGSKGNASINPASNFTSPPSDASQRLTADGQNVNTSTPRKRGSANQIPFPEESPVQGNQTASEHAVTQQQLDDSSGNLSRTRGDEDDKSKKQFICINTLEDTQAVRAVAFHPSGSLYAVGSNSKTLRVCAYPEVIDPSAYNTPKQPVVRFKRNKHHKGSIYCVAWSPCGQLLATGSNDKYVKVLPFNAETCNATGPDLEFSMHDGTIRDLAFMEGPESGGAILISAGAGDCNIYTTDCQRGQGLHALSGHTGHILALYTWSGWMIASGSQDKTVRFWDLRVPSCVRVVGTTFHGTGSAVASVAVDPSGRLLATGQEDSSCMLYDIRGGRMVQSYHPHASDVRSVRFSPGAHYLLTGSYDMKIKVTDLQGDLTKQLPLMVVGEHKDKVIQCRWHTQDLSFLSSSADRTVTLWTYNG, encoded by the exons ATGACGGCTGAAGAAACGGTGAACGttaaagaagctgaaataatCAAACTAATTCTAGACTTTCTGAACTCCAGGAAACTTCATATCAGTATGCTGGCACTTGAGAAAGAAAGTGGGGTCATTAATGGCCTGTTTTCAGATGACATGCTTTTTTTAAG gCAGTTGATTCTTGATGgtcaatgggatgaggttctTCAATTTATTCAGCCTCTTGAATGTATGGAAAAATTCGacaagaaaag ATTTCGTTACATTATAATGAAGCAGAAGTTCTTGGAAGCCTTATGTGTAAACAATGCAATGTCAGCAGAAGATGAGCCTCAGCAT CTGGAATTCACAATGCGAGAGGCTGTGCAGTGCCTACATGCATTGGAAGAATACTGTCCCTCTAAGGAAGACTACAGTAAACTCTGCTTGCTGCTCACGTTGCCTCGCTTGACCAACCATGCAGAATTCAAAGACTGGAATCCCAGCACAGCCCGGGTGCACTGCTTTGAAGAAGCTTGTGTAATGGTGGCAGAGTTTATTCCTGCTGATAGGAAACTGAGTGAAGCTGGTTTCAAAGCAAGTAACAATCGTTTATTTCAGCTTGTAATGAAAGGACTGCTTTATGAATGTTGTGTGGAATTCTGTCAGAGTAAAGCAACGGgagaagaaattacagaaagtgAAGTATTGCTGGGCATTGATCTCTTATGCGGTAATGGGTGTGATGACTTGGACCTTAGCTTATTGTCATGGCTGCAGAATCTGCCAGctactgttttttcctgtgcttttgaACAAAAGATGCTAAATATTCACGTTGATAAACTCCTCAAGCCTACAAAAGCTGCATATGCTGATCTTTTGACACCTCTTATCAGCAAGCTTTCTCCATATCCATCATCCCCAATGAGACGGCCTCAGTCTGCTGATGCTTACATGACCCGTTCCTTAAACCCTGCCTTAGATGGGCTGTCATGTGGATTAACAAATCACGATAAGAGAGTCACAGACCTTGGGACCAAAACTTCTCCAATGTCGCACTCCTTTGCTAATTTCCATTACCCAGGAGTACAGAATCTCAGCCGAAGTCTCATGCTTGAGAATACTGAGTGTCACAGTATTTTTGAAGAGTCACCTGAACG AAGTGATACTCCCGTGGAGCCACAGCATCCTATCAGCAGTGAGACTTTGTGCCAGAGTTCTGTTCCAGAAAATGAACCAGTTAATGGAGCACAGAGTCAGGGATCTGccaaacaagagaaaaatgag CTTCGTGATTCAACAGAGCAGTTTCAAGAATATTACAGACAAAGACTACGTTACCAGCAGCACTTAGAACAGAAGGAGCAACAACGACAGTTGTACCAGCAGATGTTGTTGGAAGGAGGTGTAAACCAAGAAGATGGAGCTGACCAGCAACAGAACCTTACCGAGCAGTTTCTTAACAG ATCTATCCAGAAGCTAGGAGAATTAAATATAGGTATGGACAATCTTGGAAATGATGTGCAGACACTTAGCCAGCAATGCAATGGGAGCAAGGGGAATGCATCTATTAACCCAGCAAGTAACTTTACATCACCACCTTCAGATGCTTCTCAGAGGCTAACAGCTGATGGCCAAAATGTTAACACAAGCACTCCTCGAAAACGTGGATCAGCTAATCAAATACCCTTTCCTGAAGAGTCGCCTGTGCAGGGGAATCAAAC TGCATCAGAACATGCTGTCACTCAGCAACAGTTGGACGACTCTTCAGGGAATCTAAGTAGGACAAGAGGTGATGAG GATGACAAATCAAAAAAGCAGTTCATTTGCATAAATACTCTAGAAGACACACAAGCTGTCAGAGCTGTAGCCTTTCATCCCAGTGGGAGTTTATATGCTGTTGGCTCCAACTCTAAAACTTTGAGAGTGTGTGCCTACCCAGAAGTAATTGACCCAAG tgctTACAATACTCCTAAACAACCTGTAGTTCGCTTCAAAAGGAACAAGCATCATAAAGGATCAATCTACTGTGTAGCATGGAGTCCCTGTGGACAGTTGCTGGCTACTGGTTCTAATGATAAATATGTGAAAGTACTACCTTTTAATGCTGAAACTTGTAATGCAACAG GACCAGATTTGGAATTCAGCATGCATGATGGGACAATCAGAGATCTTGCTTTTATGGAAGGCCCAGAAAGTGGTGGTGCTATTTTAATaagtgctggagcaggggactGTAATATTTACACTACAGATTGTCAGCGAGGACAAGGTCTGCATGCTCTAAGTGGTCACACTG GTCATATTTTAGCACTTTATACATGGAGTGGTTGGATGATTGCATCTGGATCTCAAGACAAGACTGTAAGATTCTGGGATCTGAGGGTGCCAAGTTGTGTTCGTGTTGTGGGAACAACGTTTCATGGAACAG GAAGTGCTGTAGCGTCAGTAGCTGTAGATCCTAGCGGTCGTCTCCTGGCCACGGGACAAGAGGACTCTAGCTGTATGTTGTATGATATTCGAGGAGGACGAATGGTTCAGAGCTATCACCCTCATGCCAGTGATGTTCGCTCTGTGCGCTTCTCTCCAGGGGCTCACTACTTGCTCACGGGATCGTATGATATGAAAATAAAGGTGACAGACTTGCAAG GGGACCTCACGAAGCAGCTTCCTCTTATGGTGGTAGGAGAGCACAAGGACAAAGTTATTCAATGCAGATGGCATACGCAAGATCTTTCCTTCTTGTCCTCGTCTGCAGACAGAACTGTAACCCTTTGGACCTACAATGGCTAG